The following are encoded in a window of Balaenoptera ricei isolate mBalRic1 chromosome 1, mBalRic1.hap2, whole genome shotgun sequence genomic DNA:
- the CTNNBIP1 gene encoding beta-catenin-interacting protein 1 encodes MNREGAPGKSPEEMYIQQKVRVLLMLRKMGSNLTASEEEFLRTYAGVVSSQLSQLPQHSIDQGAEDVVMAFSRSETEDRRQ; translated from the exons ATGAACCGCGAGGGGGCCCCCGGGAAGAGTCCGGAGGAGATGTACATTCAGCAGAAGGTCCGAGTGCTGCTTATGCTGAGGAAGATGGGCTCCAAC CTGACGGCCAGCGAGGAGGAGTTCCTGCGCACCTACGCGGGGGTGGTCAGTAGCCAGCTCAGCCAGCTGCCCCAGCACTCCATCGACCAGG GTGCAGAGGATGTGGTGATGGCGTTTTCCAGGTCGGAGACGGAGGACCGGAGGCAGTAG